In the Paenibacillus sp. FSL H7-0357 genome, one interval contains:
- a CDS encoding TetR/AcrR family transcriptional regulator, whose protein sequence is MAKKFSDKEKEIIQGRLLSKAEICWGKYGIKKTSVDELVRMAGISKGAFYLFYPSKELLFFDVLKSVDKRIKNAMLEALKTSNEPPKQSFIQGLKQMFIEVQKNPWILNLQNGDYELLIQKLPEETVKEHLSDDEDKISMLLKYLEVECDIGFVSSAMRAIFFTVLHKNEISGEHHEEVVHFFIESLAERIFEGRVER, encoded by the coding sequence ATGGCGAAGAAATTTAGCGATAAGGAAAAGGAAATTATACAGGGAAGGCTCCTAAGCAAGGCTGAGATATGCTGGGGAAAGTATGGAATTAAAAAAACCAGCGTGGACGAGCTCGTCAGAATGGCGGGTATTTCAAAAGGTGCATTTTATTTATTTTATCCATCAAAAGAACTGCTTTTTTTCGATGTTCTTAAAAGCGTTGATAAACGTATAAAGAATGCAATGCTTGAAGCATTAAAAACCTCTAATGAGCCTCCAAAGCAGAGTTTTATCCAGGGTCTAAAGCAAATGTTTATAGAGGTCCAGAAAAACCCGTGGATTCTAAATCTTCAAAACGGTGATTACGAGCTTTTGATCCAAAAGCTGCCGGAAGAAACTGTTAAAGAACATCTATCGGATGACGAGGACAAGATCTCAATGCTCTTAAAGTACCTTGAGGTTGAATGTGATATAGGCTTTGTATCATCTGCGATGAGGGCGATATTTTTCACAGTACTTCATAAAAATGAGATTAGCGGAGAGCATCATGAAGAAGTGGTACATTTCTTTATCGAAAGTCTTGCGGAGAGGATTTTTGAAGGGAGAGTGGAGCGATGA
- a CDS encoding alpha/beta fold hydrolase, whose product MKSIYKSPLGKEKILHIYDKLQSRLDTKFESRYVDTRFGKTHILVGGDETAPPLICFHGGNVVNPITLKWFEPLSKNYRIYAPDTIGHPGKSDEIRLNPKTNEYAEWVCDFMDGLGLAKAKFIGPSYGGGILIRLAAYAPERIEKAVFLVPSGIAGGKMTGMMRKILIPLAVYKVISTDKNLYKACAAMFDDEIHEDLLLQIQYIYDYVRLETVFPKYATKEELMAYTAPSLLIVADQDIFFPAEQVVPRSKEIFNQLQKIVVLENASHFQNNRNLETIINEIENFFE is encoded by the coding sequence ATGAAGTCAATCTATAAAAGTCCCTTGGGTAAAGAAAAAATACTTCACATCTATGACAAGCTGCAATCCCGGCTGGATACGAAATTTGAGAGCAGATACGTGGATACGCGATTTGGCAAAACCCATATTTTAGTCGGGGGTGATGAAACGGCACCACCCTTAATTTGCTTTCATGGAGGAAATGTAGTAAATCCAATAACGCTCAAGTGGTTTGAACCTCTATCGAAGAACTATCGTATTTATGCGCCAGATACCATCGGACATCCGGGCAAAAGTGATGAAATCCGGCTCAATCCCAAAACAAATGAATATGCTGAGTGGGTTTGTGATTTTATGGATGGTCTGGGTCTAGCGAAGGCGAAATTTATCGGCCCCTCATACGGAGGCGGAATACTTATACGTTTGGCTGCCTACGCACCTGAGCGTATTGAAAAAGCAGTATTTCTTGTACCTTCAGGTATTGCGGGAGGTAAAATGACCGGCATGATGAGGAAGATACTCATTCCGCTTGCTGTATATAAAGTTATTTCTACCGATAAAAATTTATACAAGGCTTGTGCAGCAATGTTCGATGATGAAATCCATGAAGATTTGTTGTTGCAGATACAATACATATATGATTATGTCCGGTTGGAAACGGTATTTCCCAAGTATGCAACCAAGGAAGAATTGATGGCGTACACCGCACCTTCCTTACTAATTGTCGCTGATCAAGATATATTTTTTCCTGCTGAACAGGTTGTTCCAAGGTCGAAAGAGATTTTTAATCAGCTGCAAAAAATTGTTGTCCTGGAAAATGCAAGCCATTTTCAAAACAACAGAAACCTTGAAACTATTATTAATGAAATAGAGAATTTTTTTGAATAG
- a CDS encoding helix-turn-helix transcriptional regulator, translating into MENRLEQLRKERGIKQEELAEALEVSRQTIGSLENGRYNPSIILAFKIARYFKLAIEDIFIYEEESE; encoded by the coding sequence ATGGAAAACAGATTGGAGCAGCTTCGTAAGGAGCGGGGGATTAAGCAGGAGGAGCTTGCCGAGGCATTAGAAGTTTCGCGGCAGACCATTGGTTCGCTCGAAAATGGGAGATATAATCCGTCCATTATTCTAGCCTTTAAAATTGCCCGCTATTTCAAGCTGGCCATTGAAGATATTTTTATCTATGAGGAGGAATCGGAATGA
- a CDS encoding DUF7002 family protein → MKTTTLAAITKSPLRRSLYHFTRARNLPAIAGLDRLAASVLLDPEHACGVHRTTLQQSRYQGRSVWLNAHLRITPEAMDPETTPEQFRACLDRHVFLWPTERDCLAMAAMYSRREPGEHFAILKFSAYELLSDHFEHIRLSKYDSGSSPRYPHRMSYRKSCGMLLPIERFMEAAGHSIPTKPSEIKEVLVEQQLTPVSRYLQTVYCSDPGQIPEVWKPLFMPGYL, encoded by the coding sequence ATGAAAACAACCACCCTAGCAGCTATCACTAAAAGCCCGTTAAGACGCTCGCTCTACCATTTCACCAGAGCACGTAATCTTCCGGCTATTGCCGGACTGGACAGACTGGCCGCATCCGTGCTTTTGGACCCTGAGCATGCATGCGGTGTGCACCGGACGACGCTGCAGCAGTCCCGCTATCAAGGCCGCTCAGTCTGGTTAAATGCCCATCTGCGGATCACTCCTGAGGCCATGGACCCGGAAACAACACCGGAGCAATTCCGCGCCTGCCTTGACCGGCATGTCTTCCTGTGGCCGACAGAGCGTGATTGCCTTGCCATGGCTGCTATGTACTCCCGCAGAGAACCCGGCGAACATTTTGCCATCCTGAAATTCTCCGCCTATGAACTGCTGAGTGATCATTTTGAACATATCAGGCTGTCCAAATATGACTCCGGAAGCTCCCCGCGTTATCCGCACCGGATGTCTTACCGCAAGAGCTGCGGGATGCTGCTGCCCATTGAACGTTTCATGGAAGCTGCCGGACATTCGATCCCAACCAAACCTTCCGAGATCAAAGAAGTGCTGGTTGAACAGCAATTGACTCCGGTAAGCCGCTATCTGCAAACGGTATATTGCTCCGACCCCGGGCAAATCCCCGAGGTCTGGAAGCCGCTTTTTATGCCGGGATACCTGTAA
- a CDS encoding DUF2812 domain-containing protein — protein MKTVFRPFWSYDLLKTETWLTGMASQGWLLEGWNIKLRRFIFRQGKPGNITYQIGYAPSAQTSLSTYLAAEGWTRNVHQGKWTIYANERQPGQINAYPSRQEAIKRNRKISYFFMAIIFYLLLIALIPLITIGFSLSHDTPLRVVKSPMWLVTYIAGAFAIALLVLAFYSVIKIRAANKTLRGDNQDSYELDVQPDPAGPKIIRIKLAWMYAPDRLEQWLENKERLGFNLCKVGLGGTLFYFCKGSPRRMNYHADYQVISDEGYLELHREAGWKNVYSSLSSLQKWTIWSREYSEGAERPEIYSDQFHRLKHARKIAISYTSLFLPLLLLYSVNLGAFIDGMLNDGITASRAWNTSLMFICMLLFGSFAGRTWLYYRRLKNSRP, from the coding sequence ATGAAGACTGTATTTCGGCCTTTCTGGAGCTATGACTTGCTCAAAACAGAAACCTGGCTGACCGGGATGGCCAGCCAGGGATGGCTGCTTGAAGGATGGAATATTAAACTTCGGCGGTTTATTTTCCGGCAGGGCAAGCCGGGTAACATTACCTATCAAATCGGGTATGCTCCATCAGCTCAAACCTCCTTGTCCACCTATCTGGCCGCTGAGGGCTGGACAAGGAACGTGCATCAAGGGAAGTGGACCATTTATGCCAATGAACGGCAACCCGGCCAAATTAACGCCTACCCCTCCCGCCAGGAAGCGATCAAGCGAAACCGGAAGATTTCTTATTTTTTCATGGCGATTATCTTTTATTTGTTATTAATTGCACTAATTCCGCTAATCACGATAGGTTTTTCCCTTTCCCATGATACGCCCCTCCGGGTAGTGAAAAGCCCCATGTGGCTGGTTACCTATATCGCTGGAGCCTTTGCCATCGCTCTGCTGGTACTCGCGTTCTATTCCGTTATCAAGATCAGGGCAGCCAATAAAACATTACGCGGGGACAATCAAGACAGCTACGAACTTGACGTACAGCCCGACCCTGCCGGACCCAAGATCATCCGGATCAAACTAGCCTGGATGTACGCTCCGGACCGGCTGGAGCAGTGGCTTGAGAACAAAGAACGGCTTGGATTTAATCTGTGTAAAGTCGGTCTAGGCGGGACGCTGTTCTATTTCTGCAAAGGCAGCCCACGGCGGATGAACTATCATGCCGACTATCAAGTGATTTCCGATGAAGGTTATTTGGAGCTGCACAGGGAAGCCGGCTGGAAGAACGTCTATAGCTCCCTCTCCTCCTTGCAGAAATGGACGATCTGGAGCCGGGAATATTCGGAAGGCGCTGAGCGCCCTGAAATATACAGCGATCAATTCCACCGCTTGAAGCACGCCCGAAAAATCGCCATCAGCTATACTTCGCTATTCCTCCCGCTGCTTCTGCTCTATAGCGTGAATTTGGGGGCATTCATTGATGGCATGCTAAATGACGGAATCACCGCTTCCCGGGCATGGAACACTTCGCTAATGTTCATCTGCATGCTCCTCTTCGGGTCGTTTGCGGGCAGAACCTGGCTGTATTACCGGCGTCTCAAAAACAGTAGACCGTAA
- a CDS encoding PadR family transcriptional regulator: MTETAFYILLSLTKPRHGYGIIKHVEELSGGRLRLGSGTVYGTLTKMNKDGLITVFADEERKTVYEVSELGKKVMTVEIGRLKELHNNAINCEEEFL; the protein is encoded by the coding sequence ATGACCGAGACAGCATTCTACATTCTGTTGTCCCTGACCAAACCGCGCCACGGATACGGAATCATCAAGCATGTTGAAGAATTGTCAGGCGGACGGCTCAGACTGGGGTCAGGTACGGTCTATGGAACATTGACCAAAATGAACAAAGACGGCTTGATCACCGTATTTGCCGATGAAGAGAGAAAAACGGTATATGAGGTATCGGAGCTTGGAAAAAAAGTGATGACCGTAGAAATTGGCAGATTGAAAGAACTGCACAACAATGCGATTAACTGCGAGGAGGAATTCTTATGA
- a CDS encoding response regulator, with protein MKTLVIVDDEPSVVNGLRTYVDWAAQGIQLIGTADDGDTGLTLIRELRPDIVLTDVQMPSMDGITMAAEVRALLPDAKIVFISGHNDAEYLKSALQMHAADYIFKPVSRKELYAVMGKVTAALDAERRERDRVKEMQVKLTQSMPLLREKFLLSVVTDNFNMAQVQDKLQFLGLPLLSADSYIIMVIVIDDVPQVMDSRSERDKQLLSYTVLNIIQELTDKQMRGVTFEKEPGEYVGILLTRSFGGQEADREIKPELAGRAADVLDAVPRPGEAGENAEPSADRSPENELLLLAESIRDNLRKWLKLSVTIGVGDGVGSLSEVPASYKQARAAADQKWYLGKNRILTMDNIESGENLRYRFEPEWSERVITALKSGDQSRLQGELSGIFGLLELNRGQGSRYAQNVSLHLILQSSQVLLELNGMTAEWEKREMEAWKLVMRQETIQDLLRYTESYLRHVCDFVEAKRSGKSSEVIERVRRLIGERYADNLTIADIAAGVYLSPTYVRLLYKQETGETVFEYLTKVRIEKAKMLLRDPQNKFYEVCYAVGYTDPSHFSKLFKKMTGSTPSAYREQQN; from the coding sequence ATGAAAACATTAGTCATTGTGGATGATGAGCCCTCGGTGGTGAACGGGCTGCGCACTTATGTAGACTGGGCAGCACAAGGGATTCAATTGATCGGAACTGCGGATGACGGAGATACAGGGCTTACGCTCATACGTGAGCTTAGGCCGGATATTGTGCTGACGGATGTGCAGATGCCTTCCATGGACGGAATTACGATGGCTGCGGAGGTCCGTGCGCTGCTGCCGGATGCCAAAATTGTGTTCATCAGCGGGCATAACGATGCAGAGTATTTGAAATCGGCGCTGCAGATGCATGCGGCTGATTATATTTTCAAACCAGTCAGCAGAAAAGAATTGTACGCCGTGATGGGAAAAGTGACTGCTGCACTGGATGCGGAGAGGCGGGAGCGGGACCGGGTAAAGGAAATGCAGGTTAAGCTGACCCAGAGCATGCCGCTGCTGCGCGAGAAATTTCTGCTGTCAGTGGTCACCGACAACTTCAACATGGCCCAGGTGCAGGATAAACTGCAATTTCTGGGACTGCCGCTGCTCTCTGCGGACAGCTATATCATTATGGTCATCGTAATTGATGATGTTCCGCAGGTAATGGATTCACGCAGTGAGCGGGATAAACAGCTTTTGTCCTATACGGTGCTGAATATCATTCAAGAGTTAACGGATAAGCAAATGCGCGGTGTGACGTTTGAGAAGGAGCCGGGAGAGTATGTCGGCATTTTGTTGACCCGTTCTTTTGGAGGGCAGGAGGCGGACAGGGAGATCAAACCGGAGCTTGCGGGCAGGGCGGCAGATGTTCTAGATGCAGTGCCCCGGCCAGGAGAAGCTGGAGAAAATGCGGAGCCTTCAGCTGACCGCTCTCCCGAGAACGAATTGCTGCTGCTGGCGGAATCGATCCGCGACAATCTGCGGAAATGGCTGAAGCTGAGCGTAACCATCGGGGTGGGGGATGGAGTAGGCAGCCTTTCTGAGGTGCCGGCCTCCTATAAGCAGGCAAGAGCTGCCGCCGACCAGAAATGGTATCTGGGTAAAAATCGCATTCTGACGATGGACAACATTGAGTCCGGAGAGAATCTGCGTTACCGCTTTGAGCCGGAATGGAGCGAACGCGTAATCACCGCACTTAAGTCAGGCGATCAAAGCCGGCTGCAGGGGGAACTGAGTGGAATATTTGGACTGCTGGAGCTGAACCGGGGGCAGGGCTCCCGTTACGCGCAGAATGTCAGTCTCCACCTGATTCTGCAGTCCAGCCAGGTGCTGCTGGAGCTGAACGGCATGACGGCAGAGTGGGAGAAACGGGAAATGGAAGCCTGGAAGCTGGTTATGCGCCAGGAAACGATACAGGATTTGCTGCGGTATACGGAATCGTATTTGCGGCATGTCTGTGATTTTGTGGAGGCCAAACGCAGCGGAAAGTCCAGTGAGGTCATTGAACGGGTCCGCCGCCTAATCGGAGAGCGTTATGCGGACAATTTGACGATCGCCGATATTGCAGCAGGCGTATATCTCAGTCCTACCTATGTAAGGCTGCTGTATAAGCAGGAAACGGGCGAAACCGTGTTTGAATATTTGACCAAAGTACGGATTGAAAAGGCGAAAATGCTGCTGAGAGATCCGCAGAACAAATTTTACGAGGTCTGCTATGCCGTAGGTTATACCGATCCCAGCCATTTCAGCAAGCTGTTCAAAAAAATGACCGGGAGCACACCCAGCGCCTACAGAGAACAGCAAAATTAG
- a CDS encoding sensor histidine kinase: MKLGWSYLTGLGQGILAARKWLLVYALLILLPVSILLASFYQRSNEILEQEVTRSMQLTLKQAGLNLTYKLEHIRDSSNSVFMNQILYDNLLQKVSITEQLKQIKELRNLAETAQENEDIFRLRFFVDPSRLYAGDRINLYSFEDAKQYPWYESVIEAGGGMVWTGVYQEKYNDIGKKNIFSVARMLRNPQEYEEIVGILVMDVSEGLIGEIMSELQFSDKYAPFLSDASGRLIYSSDSAGLNKSDNKAGNLQKDADVLPKELFDTIEHSEEGILKRSLGREEVNVVYTTIGTTGWKLVAQVSEPEISHRATAMNQFTSIATLAGITVLFLVLVFVLFMFMIQGMQRRVQMILKMIRKEGIGWLEDRRSMPDGDFRLLERSVDHLIHKVNNLMEESYQAKMQEREAQLRTLQAQINPHFLYNALDMINWSAIAHDAEDTSQMIEALARYFRLSLNQGRDNVSIVDELNLAKVFLEIQQNRFPSTFTFTIQAEPGLEQYMMPKLTLQPLVENALLHGIRKTKQKQGGIMITAAHEQGDIVLTVSDDGIGMSQDQANRLLIDPSAGSQPGGLEGSFGLYNVNERIRYFSGNRYGLSIETEIGKGTLVTVRFKAVSSE; this comes from the coding sequence ATGAAATTGGGATGGAGCTATCTGACTGGACTTGGACAGGGGATTCTGGCCGCAAGAAAGTGGCTGCTTGTCTATGCCCTGCTAATCTTGCTGCCGGTGTCCATTTTACTGGCCTCCTTCTATCAGCGGTCCAATGAAATTCTGGAACAGGAAGTTACCCGTTCGATGCAGCTTACACTTAAGCAGGCAGGGCTGAATTTAACCTACAAGCTGGAACACATCCGCGACAGCAGCAATTCAGTGTTTATGAACCAAATCCTCTACGATAATCTGCTCCAGAAGGTCAGTATCACGGAGCAGCTAAAACAAATTAAGGAGCTCCGCAATCTGGCCGAAACCGCACAGGAGAATGAGGATATTTTCCGCCTGCGGTTTTTTGTTGATCCTTCCCGCCTGTATGCCGGAGACCGGATTAATCTGTATTCCTTTGAGGATGCAAAGCAATATCCATGGTATGAATCGGTGATAGAGGCCGGTGGGGGGATGGTATGGACCGGTGTTTATCAGGAGAAGTATAACGACATTGGTAAAAAGAATATTTTCTCCGTTGCCCGGATGCTGCGCAATCCCCAGGAATATGAAGAGATTGTAGGTATTCTCGTGATGGATGTGTCCGAAGGTCTGATCGGGGAGATTATGTCGGAGCTGCAGTTCTCGGACAAGTACGCTCCTTTTCTATCGGATGCCAGCGGCAGATTGATCTACAGTTCAGATAGTGCCGGTCTGAATAAGTCGGATAATAAAGCAGGGAATTTGCAAAAGGACGCGGATGTCCTGCCTAAAGAGCTGTTTGATACCATCGAACACTCGGAGGAAGGCATACTAAAGCGCTCGTTAGGCCGTGAAGAAGTAAACGTAGTGTACACCACCATCGGAACGACTGGCTGGAAGCTGGTCGCACAGGTATCGGAGCCTGAGATTTCACACAGGGCTACAGCGATGAATCAGTTCACCAGTATTGCTACACTCGCGGGAATTACGGTTTTGTTCCTGGTACTGGTCTTTGTTCTCTTCATGTTCATGATTCAAGGCATGCAGCGCAGAGTGCAGATGATTCTTAAAATGATCCGCAAGGAAGGGATCGGCTGGCTGGAAGACCGCCGTTCTATGCCTGATGGTGATTTCCGGCTGCTGGAGCGCAGTGTGGACCATCTTATTCACAAGGTCAATAACCTGATGGAAGAATCGTATCAGGCCAAGATGCAGGAGCGGGAGGCTCAGCTTCGCACACTTCAGGCGCAGATCAATCCCCATTTCCTGTACAATGCCCTCGATATGATCAACTGGTCGGCCATTGCCCATGACGCTGAGGACACGAGCCAGATGATTGAAGCGCTGGCCCGTTATTTCCGGCTCAGCCTGAACCAAGGGCGCGACAACGTCAGCATTGTGGATGAGCTGAATCTGGCCAAGGTGTTCCTTGAGATTCAGCAGAACCGCTTCCCGTCCACGTTTACGTTCACCATTCAAGCGGAACCGGGGCTTGAACAATATATGATGCCGAAGCTGACGCTGCAGCCTCTGGTGGAGAACGCTCTGCTTCACGGCATTCGCAAGACGAAGCAAAAACAAGGGGGAATCATGATCACAGCTGCTCATGAGCAGGGGGATATCGTGCTCACAGTCTCTGATGACGGGATCGGTATGAGCCAGGATCAGGCCAACCGTCTGCTGATCGATCCCTCTGCCGGGAGTCAGCCGGGCGGTTTGGAGGGCTCGTTTGGGCTCTATAATGTCAATGAAAGAATCCGCTATTTCTCAGGCAACCGGTATGGCTTGTCCATTGAGACGGAGATCGGAAAGGGAACCCTTGTTACTGTGAGATTTAAAGCGGTTTCATCAGAATAG
- a CDS encoding ABC transporter permease — translation MRSASRWRYAWRNRDYYVLLIPGLLFLLLFKYTPLYGVLIAFQDFNIFEGIKGSEWVGLEQFHKLIQSEEFGRVFMNTLLISVYKIVLLFPVPIFIALVLNEVRLMFFKRTIQTIIYLPHFLSWVIISGLFVTILSTSGGLVNNIIQWFGGEPISFFVSNEYFRSLVVFTAGWKETGWNAIVFIAAIAGIDQEQYEAAAIDGAGRIRRMLHISIPGILPTVVLMFILRLGSVLDAGTEQILTMYNPVVYETADVIGTFVYRIGLGKMDYSFSTAVGLFNSVVGFILIVSGNYISRKLLKRGIW, via the coding sequence ATCAGGTCCGCAAGCAGGTGGAGATATGCATGGAGAAACAGGGATTATTATGTACTGCTGATCCCCGGATTATTGTTTCTCCTGCTCTTCAAATATACACCGCTTTACGGGGTGCTGATTGCTTTTCAGGACTTCAACATTTTTGAAGGCATTAAGGGCAGCGAGTGGGTGGGGCTTGAGCAATTCCATAAGCTGATCCAGTCGGAAGAATTCGGAAGGGTGTTTATGAATACGCTGTTAATCAGCGTTTATAAAATTGTGCTGCTTTTTCCGGTTCCCATCTTCATCGCGCTGGTGCTGAACGAGGTTCGGCTGATGTTCTTCAAACGGACGATTCAGACGATCATTTATCTTCCGCATTTTCTGTCTTGGGTCATTATCTCTGGCTTATTCGTGACCATCCTCTCTACATCGGGCGGGCTGGTCAACAACATCATCCAGTGGTTTGGCGGAGAGCCGATCAGTTTTTTTGTCAGTAATGAGTATTTCCGCAGTCTCGTGGTTTTTACCGCAGGCTGGAAGGAAACGGGCTGGAATGCCATCGTCTTCATTGCCGCCATTGCCGGTATCGATCAGGAGCAATATGAAGCGGCTGCTATTGACGGGGCGGGCAGAATCCGTCGGATGCTGCATATTTCCATTCCGGGAATTCTGCCGACGGTGGTGCTGATGTTCATACTCCGTCTCGGTTCAGTACTCGACGCGGGTACAGAGCAAATTCTCACAATGTACAATCCGGTGGTATATGAAACAGCTGATGTCATCGGAACCTTCGTGTACCGGATCGGTCTTGGCAAGATGGACTACAGCTTCAGTACAGCAGTCGGGCTGTTTAACTCCGTCGTCGGTTTCATCCTGATTGTCTCAGGCAACTATATCAGCCGCAAGCTGCTTAAGCGCGGAATCTGGTAA
- a CDS encoding carbohydrate ABC transporter permease, translated as MTKRTKGDLVLDISVYVFLIALGIIMLLPLLNVLSKSVSEEWAITSGKVGILPVGFQLDTLKEVISSSMFIRAFCVSIGVTVVGTAISILMTALTAYPLSKRNLPGISFIMVLFIFTMLFNGGLIPNYLLMRQLHLINNLWVLILPGMISVFNMLVIKSYYESLPEALEESARIDGAKTYTILFRIILPLSMPVIATIALFYAVGFWNDYFGPMIYINDTALKTLQLYLQDVVMDASAANAVNKSVDDLMNMSPEGIRAATVVASTVPILFVYPFLQKYFIKGVLIGSVKG; from the coding sequence ATGACCAAACGAACCAAAGGAGATCTGGTGCTCGATATCTCCGTGTATGTCTTCCTGATCGCCCTGGGGATTATTATGCTTCTGCCGCTGCTGAACGTGTTATCCAAATCGGTCAGTGAAGAATGGGCAATCACTTCCGGTAAGGTGGGCATCCTGCCTGTTGGATTCCAGCTTGACACTTTGAAGGAGGTTATTTCCTCCTCGATGTTCATACGCGCCTTTTGTGTATCCATTGGTGTCACTGTAGTAGGAACGGCTATTTCGATCCTGATGACCGCACTTACCGCGTACCCGTTATCCAAACGTAATCTGCCGGGTATTTCCTTCATTATGGTGCTGTTCATCTTCACTATGCTGTTCAACGGAGGGCTGATTCCCAATTATCTGCTGATGCGCCAGCTGCATTTGATCAACAATCTATGGGTGCTGATTCTGCCCGGGATGATCAGTGTCTTTAATATGCTGGTTATCAAGAGTTATTACGAGAGTCTTCCCGAAGCGCTGGAGGAATCGGCACGGATTGACGGTGCCAAGACGTACACTATCCTGTTCCGGATCATCCTGCCGCTCAGCATGCCGGTTATCGCCACCATTGCCCTGTTCTATGCCGTGGGTTTCTGGAATGATTATTTCGGCCCGATGATCTATATCAACGATACCGCGCTTAAGACTTTGCAGCTGTATCTGCAGGATGTCGTAATGGATGCCAGTGCGGCCAATGCCGTGAACAAAAGCGTGGACGATCTCATGAATATGTCACCGGAAGGCATACGCGCAGCGACTGTGGTAGCTTCCACTGTCCCGATCCTGTTTGTGTATCCGTTTCTGCAGAAGTATTTTATCAAAGGGGTGCTGATCGGCTCTGTAAAGGGCTGA
- a CDS encoding extracellular solute-binding protein gives MKYRKGLSLMMCTGLLLAATACGSSGNNGNKESKGTEEGAKAPAATTAAVTESDSKPELKSLNLWSKDDYNTYPLAKVIEEQTGYKVKYEMLPADKAMDKLNLLISSGEPYDVITISGEKAVYTDYAKMGALVDLGPLIDEFGPNIKASISEASFDAMKVDGKIYAIPNSSSQFAGADLMIRQDWLDKLGLKMPTTLDEFTAVLKAFKEKDPGGNGSNGAPMSIDGALATTANITGAFGIGTSWNQVDGKLVPTPLHPGFKEYLTYMSDLYKQGLLDKEFAVNKDATLKEKFTSGKVGVIQLPWYDIPGIADALAANFPDAKFAYLPALKGKDGQMGLGMSGGFDRITFIPKSAKHPEDAIKWINAKLEKETFKLIAIGEEGKHHTFKDGVYSPILPLFTDERGNASNYLTGIDEKLYPIYWQARVQKDARLFAGFSFLNNELPAEARISDPLALAPSLPEYSKSNASLGQMINDFAVKVIVGEESPDAVTTFVEKYNAAGGEASVKEVNDWYAASAK, from the coding sequence ATGAAATATAGAAAAGGATTGTCTCTCATGATGTGCACCGGGCTGCTGCTTGCAGCAACGGCCTGCGGTTCATCGGGCAACAATGGCAACAAAGAGAGCAAGGGAACAGAGGAGGGGGCGAAGGCTCCGGCGGCTACAACCGCTGCAGTAACTGAAAGCGATTCCAAACCTGAGCTGAAATCGCTCAATCTGTGGTCAAAGGATGATTACAACACGTATCCGCTTGCCAAAGTGATTGAAGAACAGACCGGCTACAAGGTGAAATACGAAATGCTACCGGCGGACAAAGCGATGGATAAGCTAAACCTGCTGATTTCCTCCGGTGAGCCTTATGACGTCATTACCATTTCCGGTGAAAAAGCTGTGTATACCGATTACGCCAAAATGGGTGCCCTGGTGGATCTGGGACCGCTAATTGATGAGTTTGGTCCCAATATTAAAGCTTCTATCTCGGAGGCGTCCTTTGATGCCATGAAGGTAGACGGCAAAATCTACGCTATTCCGAACAGTTCTTCGCAGTTTGCCGGGGCTGATCTGATGATCCGCCAGGATTGGCTCGACAAGCTGGGGCTTAAGATGCCGACGACGCTGGATGAATTTACAGCAGTGCTCAAGGCGTTCAAGGAAAAAGATCCCGGCGGCAACGGCAGCAACGGCGCACCGATGTCAATTGACGGTGCTCTCGCAACGACAGCCAATATTACTGGTGCATTCGGAATTGGCACAAGCTGGAACCAGGTCGACGGCAAGCTGGTGCCGACACCGCTGCACCCGGGATTCAAGGAATATTTAACTTATATGTCCGATTTGTATAAGCAGGGTCTTCTGGACAAGGAATTTGCAGTAAACAAGGATGCTACCCTGAAGGAGAAGTTCACCAGCGGCAAGGTGGGTGTGATTCAGCTTCCCTGGTATGACATTCCGGGCATTGCTGATGCGCTGGCTGCGAATTTCCCGGACGCCAAGTTTGCCTACCTTCCTGCCTTAAAAGGGAAAGACGGGCAAATGGGCCTAGGAATGAGCGGCGGGTTCGACCGCATTACCTTTATTCCGAAATCTGCCAAACATCCGGAAGATGCGATTAAATGGATCAATGCCAAGCTGGAGAAAGAAACGTTCAAGCTGATCGCCATCGGAGAGGAAGGCAAACATCATACGTTTAAAGATGGCGTGTACAGCCCGATTCTGCCGCTGTTCACGGATGAACGGGGCAATGCCAGCAACTATCTGACCGGTATCGACGAAAAGCTGTATCCAATCTATTGGCAGGCCCGTGTCCAGAAGGATGCACGTCTGTTTGCCGGCTTCTCCTTCCTTAACAATGAGCTGCCAGCAGAGGCCAGAATTTCCGATCCGCTTGCGCTTGCTCCATCCCTGCCGGAGTATTCCAAGAGCAATGCTTCACTGGGTCAGATGATCAATGACTTTGCTGTCAAGGTAATCGTAGGTGAGGAGTCCCCTGATGCGGTAACAACATTTGTTGAAAAGTACAATGCAGCTGGCGGAGAAGCGAGTGTCAAAGAAGTTAATGACTGGTATGCGGCATCCGCTAAATAA